One window of Lytechinus variegatus isolate NC3 chromosome 2, Lvar_3.0, whole genome shotgun sequence genomic DNA carries:
- the LOC121409034 gene encoding G-protein coupled receptor moody-like has protein sequence MATDSYLTNPPAWDDGSHIHGINNYAERAFLAILYCIIGMVGIVGNLFVMAAVLLSRKLQTATNVFIISLSVTDLLVSIVQPFQAVGLLGPKGWPLHPVICAIAGSIVVTAVSCSVLTLALIAINRYILITRSRKDYRRIYTPSKMALMVILSWMYPIVTLVVPQAAGHGKLGFDINSRLCAWDFMHPIAYVYQILAGILSMMSFMLIVMSYTFIYRHVREHVRNTMATASKAKLSPSEPSPNKSSETEKVPPAKKEPGQKKVHKPTRLDITITKNLLYVICGFFMCVLPYTILLFATTFVKSPGLISHVSSYLALVLVFDSCLNPIIYALKHPNFKIVFGCMVRCEFSRIPEPSRFLRRFLSSSTLTDSDNEARSRQSNTETSVSGMHTSSC, from the coding sequence ATGGCCACAGATTCTTATTTGACGAACCCACCTGCCTGGGACGATGGGAGTCATATACATGGCATTAACAATTATGCAGAACGTGCTTTTTTGGCTATTCTCTACTGCATCATCGGTATGGTGGGTATCGTTGGAAATCTCTTTGTGATGGCAGCCGTTCTCTTATCCAGGAAGCTCCAGACCGCTACGAACGTCTTCATCATCAGCCTGAGTGTGACAGATTTATTGGTCTCCATTGTCCAGCCTTTCCAGGCCGTTGGGTTGCTTGGCCCGAAAGGCTGGCCACTGCATCCTGTCATCTGCGCCATCGCGGGGTCAATCGTGGTGACTGCAGTTAGCTGCAGTGTGTTGACCCTGGCCCTAATCGCAATCAACCGATACATCTTAATCACTAGATCTCGGAAGGATTACAGACGGATATACACACCATCCAAGATGGCCCTGATGGTCATTCTCTCTTGGATGTACCCTATAGTAACATTGGTCGTACCCCAAGCCGCAGGTCATGGGAAACTAGGTTTTGATATCAACTCCAGACTATGTGCATGGGACTTCATGCATCCAATAGCTTATGTTTACCAGATTCTAGCTGGTATTCTTTCAATGATGTCTTTCATGTTGATTGTCATGAGTTACACATTCATTTACAGACATGTCAGGGAGCATGTTCGGAACACCATGGCAACAGCAAGCAAAGCGAAGCTATCCCCATCAGAGCCATCACCAAACAAGTCTTCCGAAACAGAAAAGGTTCCACCTGCTAAAAAGGAACCAGGACAAAAGAAAGTGCACAAACCAACAAGACTTGACATCACAATCACAAAGAACCTATTGTATGTAATCTGCGGATTCTTCATGTGCGTCCTGCCCTACACCATCCTCCTCTTTGCAACAACTTTCGTCAAAAGTCCAGGTCTAATCTCACACGTGTCATCCTATTTGGCTCTGGTTCTCGTCTTTGATAGTTGTCTGAATCCCATCATCTACGCTTTAAAACATCCAAACTTCAAGATTGTCTTTGGATGCATGGTGCGCTGTGAGTTTTCTCGCATACCAGAACCGTCCAGATTCCTACGGAGATTCTTGAGTAGTTCTACATTAACTGATAGCGACAATGAAGCAAGATCAAGACAGTCAAATACAGAGACAAGTGTGTCCGGCATGCACACATCATCATGTTGA